The proteins below come from a single Aegilops tauschii subsp. strangulata cultivar AL8/78 chromosome 6, Aet v6.0, whole genome shotgun sequence genomic window:
- the LOC109762186 gene encoding uncharacterized protein: protein MEDAARYAHSPAHLAVYRRDHAALRTLVAALPRLPRAGEVTTEAESIAGERVADAVSAVIDRRDVPRRETPLHLAVRLRDPVAADLLMSAGADWSLQNADGWSALQEAVCTREDAIATIIARHYQPLAWAKWCRRLPRVLASVSRIRDFYMEISFHFESSVIPFIGRIAPSDTYRIWKRGAALRADMTLAGFDGFRIQRSDQTFLFLGDGARPEDAGGKELLPGSLIVLSHKDKEITDALEGAGVQPTESEVAHEVALMSKTNMYRPGIDVTQADLVPHVNWRRQERTEAVGQWKAKVYDMLNVLVTVKSRRVPGAMTDEELFAMDGEEKNGRSAELETELDEVLTAEERKQLDSALRGNQEEESDDRAEEGDKGADHLDANGAGKDKKGWFWNGKKGAKNDEKAPKAVSKDESGDAGKGKEKGNGKKKKGGVSSGDSNKLESEYKKGLRPVLWLTPDFPLKTDELIPLLDVLANKVKAVRRLRELLTTKLPTGTFPVKIAIPIVPTIRVIVTFTKFEELQPLDEFATPPTSPTQFQDAKSKDSEGSASWYSWVRGGRGAQSSDSGDSKNWKDEVDPFHIPSEYTWVDATEKKRRMKAKKAKSRRGTARKQSSKSTSSEGGQHPMMDGFE from the exons ATGGAGGACGCGGCCAGGTACGCGCACAGCCCCGCCCACCTGGCCGTCTACCGGCGGGACCACGCGGCGCTCCGAACCCTCGTCGCCGCCCTCCCCCGCCTCCCCCGCGCGGGGGAGGTCACCACGGAGGCGGAGTCGATCGCGGGGGAGCGGGTGGCGGACGCGGTGTCGGCCGTCATCGACCGCCGCGACGTGCCGCGGCGGGAGACGCCGCTGCACCTCGCCGTGCGCCTCCGCGACCCCGTCGCCGCCGACCTGCTCATGTCGGCGGGCGCCGACTGGTCGCTGCAGAACGCCGACGGCTGGTCCGCGCTGCAGGAGGCCGTGTGCACGCGCGAGGACGCCATCGCCACCATCATCGCGCGCCACTACCAGCCGCTCGCCTGGGCCAAGTGGTGCCGCAGGCTCCCGCGGGTGCTCGCCTCCGTCTCCCGCATCCGCGACTTCTACATGGAGATCTCCTTCCACTTCGAGTCCTCCGTCATCCCCTTCATCGGCCGCATCGCGCCCTCCGACACCTACCGCATCTGGAAGCGCGGGGCCGCGCTGCGGGCCGACATGACGCTCGCGGGCTTCGACGGCTTCCGCATCCAGCGCTCCGACCAGACGTTCCTGTTCCTCGGCGACGGGGCGCGGCCCGAGGATGCTGGGGGTAAGGAGCTGCTGCCGGGTTCTCTGATAGTGCTGTCTCATAAGGATAAGGAGATCACTGATGCGTTGGAAGGGGCCGGCGTGCAGCCTACGGAGTCGGAGGTGGCTCATGAGGTGGCGTTGATGTCCAAGACGAATATGTATCGTCCCGGGATAGACGTCACGCAGGCGGATCTTGTGCCTCATGTGAATTGGCGCCGGCAGGAGAGGACTGAAGCTGTGGGGCAGTGGAAGGCAAAGGTGTATGATATGTTGAATGTCCTGGTCACCGTCAAGTCGAGACGGGTCCCTGGGGCAATGACAGACGAGGAGCTGTTTGCGATGGACGGGGAGGAGAAGAATGGGAGGAGCGCAGAGCTTGAAACCGAGCTGGATGAAGTCTTGACTGCCGAGGAGAGGAAGCAGCTTGATTCAGCGTTGAGGGGGAACCAGGAGGAGGAATCTGACGATAGGGCTGAGGAAGGTGACAAAGGGGCTGATCATTTGGATGCAAACGGTGCCGGGAAAGACAAGAAGGGATGGTTTTGGAACGGCAAGAAAGGTGCCAAGAATGATGAGAAGGCACCCAAGGCAGTGAGCAAGGATGAATCAGGTGATGCAGGGAAGGGAAAGGAGAAGGGCaacggaaagaagaagaagggtgGTGTCTCATCTGGGGATTCTAATAAACTCGAAAGTGAGTACAAGAAGGGGTTAAGACCAGTGTTGTGGTTGACACCGGATTTCCCTTTGAAGACGGATGAGCTGATCCCTTTGCTTGATGTACTAGCAAACAAAGTGAAGGCTGTTAGAAGGCTTAGGGAACTCTTGACAACCAAGCTGCCTACAGGCACATTTCCAGTCAAG ATTGCTATCCCTATTGTCCCAACAATACGGGTCATTGTGACATTCACAAAGTTTGAGGAACTACAGCCTCTAGATGAGTTCGCTACCCCACCAACGAGCCCCACGCAGTTCCAGGACGCCAAGTCCAAAGATTCGGAAGGATCTGCGTCATGGTACTCGTGGGTCAGAGGGGGCCGCGGTGCGCAGTCCAGCGACAGCGGCGATAGCAAGAACTGGAAAGACGAGGTCGACCCGTTCCACATACCTTCCGAATACACCTGGGTCGACGCCACCGAGAAGAAGCGTAGGATGAAGGCGAAGAAAGCCAAGAGCAGGCGCGGCACAGCCCGGAAACAGTCGTCGAAAAGCACCTCCTCGGAAGGGGGCCAGCACCCTATGATGGACGGCTTCGAGTAA